Proteins from a genomic interval of Gossypium hirsutum isolate 1008001.06 chromosome A09, Gossypium_hirsutum_v2.1, whole genome shotgun sequence:
- the LOC107930214 gene encoding transcription factor bHLH126 yields the protein MDEMFFHFSSGSDPQNTIPQDEILDYVPMGGSSSRGRQRKLLSTEKRENSNADDKKKSMHRDIERQRRQEMSTLYASLRTLLPLEYIKGKRAISDHMNGAVSYIKDLQKRIDGLNAKRDELKKASDNWSGFEQGMTCNEAFPSSAVVRQSLDGVEVVISTSVGPKALTISRVLQLLLEEGLDVVNCITTRIDGGLIHTIKSEVSNLRGVHVPYLEQKLNEVCYTFEVERKVRMKNHARDFDVRDKMKGSKPSIYSFPHVQIIFRHGYPNPYCKVPG from the exons ATGGATGAGATGTTCTTCCACTTTTCTTCCGGTTCCGACCCTCAAAACACGATCCCACAAGATGAGATTTTGGATTATGTTCCCATGGGTGGCAGCAGCAGTAGAGGCCGCCAACGAAAATTATTGTCGACTGAGAAGAGAGAAAATAGTAACGCTGATGATAAGAAAAAGTCTATGCACAGGGATATTGAGAGGCAAAGAAGGCAAGAAATGTCCACCCTTTATGCTTCTCTTCGAACTCTTCTCCCTCTTGAGTACATCAAG GGAAAGCGTGCAATATCAGATCATATGAATGGAGCAGTGAGTTATATAAAGGACCTGCAGAAGAGGATCGATGGACTGAATGCCAAGAGAGATGAGTTAAAGAAGGCATCGGATAATTGGAGTGGTTTTGAGCAAGGGATGACCTGTAACGAGGCCTTCCCAAGCAGTGCTGTAGTTCGCCAATCTTTGGATGGGGTTGAAGTTGTGATCAGCACCAGTGTTGGACCTAAAGCTTTGACCATCTCAAGGGTGCTACAATTGCTGCTTGAGGAAGGACTTGATGTTGTTAACTGTATCACTACCAGAATTGATGGAGGACTGATCCACACCATTAAATCTGAG GTTAGCAATCTGAGAGGCGTTCATGTACCTTATCTGGAGCAGAAACTAAATGAA GTATGTTACACATTTGAAGTGgaaagaaaagttaggatgaaaAACCATGCAAGAGATTTTGATGTTAGAGATAAGATGAAAGGGTCCAAACCATCAATATATAGTTTCCCACATGTTCAAATTATATTTAGGCATGGATATCCAAATCCTTATTGTAAGGTTCCTGGTTGA